TAATACTCCAAATAAAGATCAAATCGATAAGTCATTTATTGCATACCTACATTTTCAGCATGGCTTCTATTCCTCTTAAGACCCTTATTAATCTAATCGTTGAAGGATTTCGTCAAAATTCTTATCATCAACATTAATCAGTGACGAAGAATGACtctcaaattttatatgaatgatacgtatattttaaatttttttaaaaattaaaaatatttgaaagctGACAAGATCATATCATATGTATTTCATCGTGTCTATCATATGACATCATCAATAATTATGCACAAAAATGTGTACTTTTCTGCTTAGTGGACTTACTATTGCACACCCTCATTGTCTAAAAGTCTTTCTCAGCTCCAAGAAAGAAAGAccccaaatttcaaaatatgacCATTACTTCACAAGATGACAAGGGAATTGATGGATGATCTCTTCTGAAAAGTCCATGTAACAAACAAGCCAAATCAGGGCTAGCAACCCTTGTAAGACATGGGTTCTTCAATTTCCCTTTCAATTTGGTCTGTGCCACTGTTAACTTGTAACGTGTCCTAAAATCACACCCATTTATCAAGAatggtgtaattattccaaaatttgCAAGTCCATGATGATTTATGTCTAAGTTATGAACTTCTGGACAGTGGGtcaacttttttgtttgaacTTTTCCAATTTCTATACTAGGAGTTTCTTTTTCTATGATCTGTGGATGATTTGGACACGACAcgctttcattttcttcatcaaaatttgacaattgaatttgtttttatagtaCATgatgtaaattagctatattataatatgttttaacaatttttaaaatgtatgtCGCTAAAGTGACATAAACGTCCGCTTCAAATGAAAATCACGATCggtatataataatatgatgttCACGCCAGCatatatgatttaatatttttttttaaatgagtGGGAAGTTTGAATTCATCAATActcaataacaataataaacaaatagaaaacatagagataaacaagaaaaagcaGAAAGTGGGGTTCTTGACTTTATAGCTGTTCAAATGGTCCAAAATGAGTAATCAAAGTATGAAAGTTTGGGTTAAACTATGATGTAGTAGGTCAGTTTTATAAACTATTGTTAAACCTTAACCCAAAGTTCCATTCCCATGCACAAAGTCTTACCTAAATTTCCACAAATTCCAACCATTTAAAGCTTTTTTGACCTGAAAATTGGTGTATCAATAGAAAACATCATTGTACCCCACGGTCTTGCTCCAAACATCcattgggtttttttttttttaaataaaaaattaaatgtgacgagttcaaatttattgagAACATAAAACTGgtcattttatataagtttattataaattaataatagtgattGAGCTACAATAATCAAGTGGATAGTGTCTCAATaaactttaataaataataaaaatattacatgacaGTTAAATTGTCTTAGTTATGATAGTTGAATGTGAACTATCAGAGGAGCATGAGAACTAGAGGACATGTATTTGAATGTgcaattatgaaatattaattaacctGATTAAGCACAGTTAGTGTTTAATCATGTCTTCACTAATTAAAGATTTGCTTATGATTGCCAGAGCAATAATGACCTGAGGCCAAGAAAATGATGTAGCCCAGTGACACAATTCAGCTTTACAACGTTGAATATTTGATAGCTTCGCTTTGGCAGCCATGCCATCATTATTGCATTGAATTAACATTAACAACCTCTTGCAAACcataattaatgttaaatCTTGATTAATGTTTGGTTGTAGTACAAGATTCAGCAAACATATCCAGAACATGTTTATAGTTGGAACAAACTAACTTTTGAGATCATGAGGTCCATGTAATAATGCAAGCAGAATCAGgcgaaaaaatgaaaaaaaaagaacatcaTCCGGATATAATTAAGCATGGAAATTTAGGTGCAGAAAGTGcgtaaataattattccaGACTTGTGGGTGTTTGATCATAGTCTGTCTGTCCCCtctagagagagaatgagTAGCTCAAGAAAATTGAGGTAATATGAAACACTAAAAACAGAGGCCATTCAGAAACTAAGGCAAAAAAGAGACTTATGTACTTGGATTTTCTTTACCAAAGGTTGAATGGGCAAAGCATGGCACGTTGTGAATCTCATCCTTCTAATAATTGGTATCAGAGTTAGGTTTTACTTTTTGAACAGTTGCGGATTCTGGGCTTATATGCCTGGGCCGTAGGTCGTGTATGTAAAACTCAAAGCCCAGTTGTCCACGTTATTCCAGACCAAAATGCATGTTTTCATCTAACACGAAATGCTGTCTTAACTGTAGCAACTCTCAGTCATATAGACAATACTCAacataaagaaaattcttgtcGTCTCGATTTTGTAGCATTTGACGATATCATTGTAACAGTCATGGCGGATGCTATTATTTACATATCAGAACAGTGCTATATACAATTCCGAGCTAAAGTCATGGGATTTTTCTTGTTCAGTAGACAACATAAGTAtatacctttttgtttctcagGAAAACAAAAGAGTAAGAGAGAGGACGAGAAACATCAAGAGCTCAAGAGGACTTCACTATGTAAGTGTCCGTCTTCCATCCTAATCCATGACTTGAGAGAGAAGGGTTGGTGATTGATTTCCAGAATTCTAGCTCCTCTTGACCAGTTTCCATACCCACCATAACCGGTATGACGAGCAAAGCATAGCCAGAGCTTCTTGTATGGGCAGCACCAGTCCAATCCATGGTTGTGGCCTACAAACACAGCCTGGCcagaagaaacaaaacaagCCAGTTTGCATAATTAGTACAGTATCAAGGAGGTCCTAGTTTCTTAGAGTTCTCATAAGCACATTCATCAATTCTAGCCGTAATTACTTACTAGTATTAGGATATTGCAAGATACATTGTGAAAAACTAAAGACGAGCCAAAATGTAATGTGGATTAGACTCCACCATTTGACAACTAGTCGAAGAGCAAACCAGTTGTCTTAACCTGACAAATTCCGACCTCTTTTGTGACAAAACTTTATGTTCGTccattgatataaatataaaggaaaacaatATCTCGTCTGTTGAATCGCCCCAGATCTTCAAAGGTCTCAAAATTTGCAAATTACACCAGTCTTTATCAGTGTAAACTTCGCTTCTAACTTTTAAACTGTATTTTGGGTTGCTGCAGTTTCTGAAAGCCTACATAATGGTTGAAAGCTCTTAAGCGTACTCAAACTCTGGTTTCGAAACCCCTTACCTTAACAGAAGGCCTTTGTTCAAGAACTTTCATTATCCCCATTTCAGCTTCTTGAGCAGCAACATCCTCCAAGAAAATCGAGCCCACACAATGTTTCTTTACGTAGGACTTTGGAGCCACCTTCTCATATGCTTGGCTCGGAAtatgccaaaatattatttcaggAACCCTGCAAAAAGTtctcaataaaaatttcagaaagtaGGATATTCGTTTATCTTTGTCAATTAACTTCAACATGAACTCAGCAGCCAATTGCATTAAGTGACGGTTTCGTGCTTTTACAGAGGAACCGTGGTAAGCATGATAAGTATTAGAaagctttattttttctggGTATCAACAATTTCTGGAAGCATAATACTTTcggaattaaaatataatcttgTGCTACCTCGAATCAGGGTTCACCTCCTGAGACTTCTGCTGAAACCACTTTACTTGGGCACTAGATATGACCTCCGGGTACGACCCTCCACCAGAGTCAAAGAAGTACATGAAAATTACAGCTTCTTGAGAATTACTTGGTGATGAAAGTTGGAGAACGTAATTCGAGATGCTAGGCCATAGATTTTGGGGGCCATCCTTAGAGTAAGATAACGTGTTTTGCTCGATTTCACTTTTCATCAACTCCAAACGTGTTGTATCTCTGAAGCTGCATTCTTCACCACCTGATGTAAAAGTTTTCATGAAGACAATCCACATGCAAAGAAAGGcttgctttcatttttctctttctcaacTCCGTACAGTGATTCTAAACTGATGACTGAAATCAGATTTACATGAAACACTACATCTGAATTTTGAAAGCTCAAATTTAAAGGTTGCTCTTAACTTTGTGAAGCAAGCATTGTATGGAATTGATGTTAGAGAACTTTGAAAGTTACCAGAAAACGAGGCATTTGTAGCTGGACAATGAAGTTGAGGAATTCCAGTTTCTGAAAACCACTCCATCGGCCACTCAAACGGTGCATCATCATGGTTTCCAAAAACACTGGACCAAGGAATTCCCCTGACTCTTGCAGGCGATACTGCCTGATCCCAGTAAAcgcttgcattttttatcatgatGTTGTTGGCCGTGATCACATCTCCAACATAAACTACAAAGTCTGTCATGCAATTTCCAGACTGGTATCAGAATATATTGCTGCAGTATAGGTACTACCATGAATATGAAGCATTAGCATTcgaattataaatactcagACTCAAATTTTAGCTTTTTACTGATCTCAATCTTGCAACCATTCTAACAATCCAAATACACGAAAACCGTGTTTTCTTTGGGAGAGAAGAAAACACTTATACTCATCAACCTTCAGATAAACATATGGTTAACGCCGTTCATCATAATAATCGCAGCTGTTTTCAGAAATTATTCCAATTTTCATCCAGTAGCCAAAGGCAGAGGAAGAGATATAATGTGACAACATCCTCTAGTGACTAAATCCAATTCATCTTGATAGAGAACGGGACAATGGGAAAAAACCAAGAAATGTGAAAGGAAAAACAAGCAGCAAACATGAAGGACCATTACTCTACAATGAACACTTCAAAAACATTGAGTACAAAGATTCCAATCCAATCTCTGACATTGCTTTCAGCTTCCGCTCACCTATCAATATAGCTTGTCGCATAGTATACAAACCTAACCAATCTGTAAACATCATTACAGATGGACTTCAACTAAATTCTTAAACATTGCAAAGTCCAAGTTTGTTCAAATATTCCATCATAGGTTAGTGTCAAACTTCAGCCACACAATAACGGCCATCTCCATTTGCAATTTGCTGGCGACACTGATGAAACATGTCCAAGACAAGAACGTGACACCAACATTTGCTAGACGATCGCAGACATCCAGACGAGTCTAAATGGACAAAGAACAAACAATGACCCCCTCTCCTGTTTTTCTTGACTATTTGGAACTACTGGTCCTAAATACTTATATAAGTACATGAATCATTTGTATTACATGCGTGAGAGCTAACAAGGTAAGATTCCTAGGAATCCTAGAAAACTACACTGATAATGGAACTAGTGTGTGGGACACAAGGATGTATTTTTCAGACAGTAGCAAAGCTCCAAAACCACACTGTATTGACCCTGAAAAGACCAACAATGCGTAATGAAACAAATCAGTACTTGTTCCCCATATAACACTACCACGAAACATGACTCAAAACAAGATTCAAATTAAACTCTTATCATCAAACACCTGGCTGCTCTTTCTCCAGTACAGTAGCCATAACTCCCACAGAATTGACATCCTGCCGCGGCCCCCACTCCGTCCACGCGGCCTCACCGAAGTGGAGGTCAGCAAAGAGTGCAATCTTGAAAGGCGCGCCGCCCCGCATCCGAAGATTACCCTCCGGCGTGGTGCGTAGAGGGACTGCGTGCCCAGCTCCACGGAGGTCAGCTGAACTGATGGCCGCCAGGATCAAAGATAGGCAGATGAACGTCCATTGCGGCGGCATCGCTTTGGTAGTAGTTCAGACCTCGGAGGAGCCGAGGAAGCAATGGCGACAAATCTCTGAGGGAGAGGAAATTAAGGAGGTGATCTCTATGTTCTTCATTATTACACATTGTTGTCTTCTTCTGCACATGCAGCCTTGCTTCAGGTTTGAGTTTTGGTGTTTGAATGACAATCTTGCCCTTCCCCATTTCTTGCATTTTgcaattcttttgttttgcaggggtggatttgcaattttgccaaaatattttatatatcgaCAACAATGCAGTCCAATGACATCGTCTGAATTATACTCATTTATGATATGATTGACAATCATTCACGTAGCAACGTGAAATATTTGGACTCTATAATAGTACGACAAgctgaatttataattaaatcaactcTAGTTTGATTTATGGCGATAATAGTTTTATGCTCAATTATgtactattatatattactagatCGACTTAAATTTCAACTCAAAATGACtattttttatgtcaaaattcaaatgtacATTATTGTAGTTTTAAATCAGCTACACTCGAATAATAGTTCAACGGCTGAACGTTGATGACTCAAGTCAATCCGCTTCTctttactaaaattacatcaaattgaaTTATACATCGACTCGACTTTGAAAACATAGTAAAagataataaacaaaaagttggGGCTCTATTTGTGAGGGGCAATAATGtctttacaacaaaaaaaaatggcatCAAGGGATACAAAGGTATAAACCATGAagattcttttctttctttttttggcttATGCAATAGGTTTATTATACCCTATGATTTTGTGTAACTACGTCCAAAATCtctgtgatttgagaaattatatttaatacttcaactttttcttcgtttgataaataattccattcattaattaaaatttatcaaatttaataatattaaaaaaaataaaattaatatgcataattacagtaaaattcaaaaaatgacAACATAGATATCCCTatgcaatatattttgtaGTTTATACACATTGATGTAAATGAAATTACATCACTGtcctctaaaaattaaaatcagtaGGGCATATGATGTGATCACAATCATGAAACCCAATCTTGATAGCAATAATTACGTagatgattttttgttaattataatcattacacattttttatttttttttcttatatggCATTGCTCactttcttatatttaaatgcctcaaataattaattatatttaaaagaaattaatttatacgtaaatcatatatttttttaaatgatttatgCAAACTCATTaactacataaaaaaaaatccaacgtGAGTCACGAAATAAtactgaatatatatatatagctcatattattatttatataagtgtTCGTTTGGTTCTGTGATTCAGCAAATCAAACTTAGGTTTCGAGTGTAAATATAACCCATTATGAGACAATGTATCACGTATTAGAAGGACTTTGATCAATTCACTAGCCACTACCATAGTTTGAAAGAGacatacaaataataatttaaattcctatcataaattgatattatatttttatcgtATGCTTTATAAccatactataaaaatatatttaaatatattattatttaaacttCTTGTAcgtaaataatacatatttaatgcACGGCGTTATTCGTAATAAAAGATACacaattataaaagattatttagaAATGTAACTATGTCAACAAACTTATGAGTTCAACatctttatttcaattaaaataaatatgatgtgaaattattaaataatgtaaattaaatcttagttcaattaaaataaatatactctTTATCGAGGAACAATTTATAGACGCACaccttttgaaataaattataaagatactttttcaaaagttatactcataattttatttaaaatataaaaaaaatattatataattatacttaatttatatcaatataatttaccttaatttttaataaatgcaaGTTTAAACCAATGATATCGTAGTCTAGTGGTTAAAGTTGAGGTcctatgaataaatttgagatAGGGGTTTCAATCGTATGGAACGTTTGAATAttcatctaattttataattattataattatatatattgattaaattaaaaattattataatttatttattatttttaatcatatcatATGTTGAatccataataattatatatatatatatatatatatataaaggagaATAGGGACATAGCATTTGTACTCTTTCAATTAGTctagaaaattcaaaaccatCGTCTAGAGTGTGGGTTTACGCGCTTTGGAAGCGCGTAGTTCCTCAACCGCCTACCAGTTTAGTCCTTATCATTGAAATTTGAAGGAGCCAAATCAATCCTGTAATTTAGTACCAAAACTAGGGGCTGCGGACCGCCAAAAAGGTTCTGTAAATAGCAAAACTGCCCCAGAATTTTAGATAATTGTAATACTGGCCCAAACACTTTATGAAATGCTCAATGTAGACTTCATGTaatccaattttatttgaccgtgtagatgtatattattttataaagattaacgtgcaatgtatatatttgtataatttcatcaaatttacttTTGAACCCGTAATTTTTAGAATGTATTATTTCTGATAAGAGGATCAAAAGTGAGAAATTCGTAActaatgggactaaaaatataaaaatcccAATAGTTATGTGGCAAGCACGTGACATTTTATGTTGGGGACCagaaatattaactttttaaaaattatgacgaaaagtgaaaatttcgtaaccaataaaatcaaaagtgaaaagaattttaaattataaaacgaaaagtgttaatttttctataattatatcttattattaGAACCCTTTATCATAATGAggactaattatttaatatattgtgtCAATACTTTtggaattgataaaataattaatatatttatcatttttttattattatgttgcAACGagagctatatatatatggaagtGGTCCTTCTTCTAAGTTTGATTAAAaagatctaaaaatataatttaataatatttttttatcgaatagattaaattaaaattaaaatttttaattattagtgattatattaattaacatgCCATTATCCTAACCtaacaatatttatgataatagacaactataattttttacgtaaataattaaaaattactattaaattagGCTAATAACAATTTA
This region of Sesamum indicum cultivar Zhongzhi No. 13 linkage group LG4, S_indicum_v1.0, whole genome shotgun sequence genomic DNA includes:
- the LOC105159862 gene encoding probable inactive purple acid phosphatase 16; translation: MPPQWTFICLSLILAAISSADLRGAGHAVPLRTTPEGNLRMRGGAPFKIALFADLHFGEAAWTEWGPRQDVNSVGVMATVLEKEQPDFVVYVGDVITANNIMIKNASVYWDQAVSPARVRGIPWSSVFGNHDDAPFEWPMEWFSETGIPQLHCPATNASFSGGEECSFRDTTRLELMKSEIEQNTLSYSKDGPQNLWPSISNYVLQLSSPSNSQEAVIFMYFFDSGGGSYPEVISSAQVKWFQQKSQEVNPDSRVPEIIFWHIPSQAYEKVAPKSYVKKHCVGSIFLEDVAAQEAEMGIMKVLEQRPSVKAVFVGHNHGLDWCCPYKKLWLCFARHTGYGGYGNWSRGARILEINHQPFSLKSWIRMEDGHLHSEVLLSS